CTCTTGCTAACATGGGTTTTAAAATATTGCCTGCATCCATAGAACCCTCTGTTTTTCCAGCTCCTACTATATTATGAATTTCATCTATGAATAGAAGAATTTCACCTTCGGACTTTTTTATCTCATCCAATACAGCTTTCAGCCTTTCTTCAAATTCGCCTCTATACTTAGCCCCTGCAATCAAAGAACCCATATCCAATGAGAACATCTTCTTATCTTTAAGGGTCTCAGGTACATCCCCCTTCATTATTCTTTGTGCAAGGCCTTCTACAACTGCAGTTTTGCCCACTCCCGGCTCGCCTATCAATACAGGGTTGTTTTTTGTCCTCCTGGAAAGAATTCTAACCGTCCTTCTTATCTCTTCATCCCTTCCTATCACTGGATCCAACTTGTTGTTTCTAGCCTCTTCTACCAATTCCCTTCCAAATCTTTGCAGTGCATTATATGTGTTTTCAGGATTCTGGTTGGTAATCCTGTTATTTTTTCGGACATTGGACAATGCAGTCAAAAAACCCTCCTTTGTCACTGCATATTTGTCTATAATACGTGAGCTTGGGGTATCCTTCTCTTCTAGTATCGCAATGTATAAATGTTCCACACTCATATACTCATCTTTAAACTGCTTTGCAATATCCTCAGCCTTTATAAAGAGTTCATTCACTCTTCTGGTTGCATAGGACTGCACATTACCTATTACCTTCGGTCTTTTTTCCAAGTCTTTCTTCAGATCATCTATATATCTATCTATAGGAATATTCATAGATTTTAAAAGTTCAGGGATCAAACCTTGTTCTTGGTTTAATAGAGCCAAATGAACATGTTCTACGTCAAACTCCTGATGCTTATACCTTATGGAGTTTTTTTGTGCATCCATGATTGCCTGCTGTGCTTTTTCTGTAAATTTATTTATATCCAAACAGCATCTCTCCTTCCATTATTTTTTGCTAGCATATTCTTCTCTTAATCTCATATACAGCTTTTTCTGTTCTGATGAAATAGTCTTAGGATTAACCAGCCTTGTAACCACATAAAGATCTCCTCTATTCCCTTTTCTATCTTTATAGCCTTTTGAGCGAATCCTCAACTTGTTGCCTGTATTTGTTCCAGGCGGTATATTCACCATAACATTTTCATTATCTATGGTTTTTATCTTTGTCCTGATTCCCAATGCAGCATCCCATGGATATATGTCGAGATCCATATAAAGGTCAATGCCTTGAATGTCCAGCTTTTGATCTTTTTCAATCTTTACATTTAATATAATGTCTCCTCCATTTATACCTTGACCTCTCAGCCGTATCTTTTCTCCATCTTTTATACCTTCAGGTATTTTAACCCTTATACTTTTTACACCCCCGCCTCCGTCTCTCACCTTAATTTTTTTAACAACTCCGGAGTATGCTTGTTTTAAGGGCAATGTAACTTGAGCATTTATATCTCTTTTATCTACATGATAACTATCATCGGCTGTCTGAAAGTTGAAGCCTGTGTGATTTTGTCCTTGTGTACTGCCAAAACCTCTGAACATATTATCTAAATCTATTCCATTGTCGCCAAAAAACATATTGAAAAAATCGCTAAATCCATCGGTAGAAGTCCTATAAGTATATGCACGCCTGCCACCTGCACCAGCAAATTGAGAAGGATCAAAATTATATCCATCCTGGAAATTGTAGCTATTGCCAAATGTATCATATTTTTTTCTCTTTTCATCATCGCTCAATACTTTATAGGCTTCACTTATATCCTTAAACTTTTCTTCTGCTTTTTTATTATTCTTGTTTATATCCGGATGATATTTCTTTGCAAGTTTTCTATATGCTTTTTTTATCTCATCCTTTGTCGCATTTTTATCAATACCCAATATTTTATAATAATCCTTATACTCCATTTCTTTATCATCCCCTTTCAAACTAGAAACTGTCAAATTCCAATGATCATCAATTGATATTTTAAACGATAATTGTATTATCAGCTAGGATTTATGTAAAAATAGATCTATAAAACTATAAAAATCCCCAGTCTTTTACTTTGACTTTCTTTGACCTTTAATAATATTTTAATACTTTTTCCAATATAAATAAAACCCTGTATTAAGGTATTTACCATATTGATCAGCATTTAAAACAACTTGTATCGTTTTTCTTCACTTTTACTCTCTTTTGTGAAATCTATTGTATATTTTAATACTAGTATTGGCTTTTACATTGAGTTTATGACTACTACAATAGAAAACCTTACTTTTTATTGTAAAACATTATCTTTTAATATATTATATTGTTTATCAAGGATTTGGAAAGGAGATATAAATGCCTGATACAAAAAATCTTTCAGTTATCTTTGATATGGATGGAGTACTGGTTGATTCTGAACCAGTGATTAATGCTGCAGCTATAATGGGGTTGGAGGAATATGGAATCGATGCAAAGCCAGAAGATTTTCTTCCTTTTATCGGAGCAGGTGAAGATAGATATATAGGTGGAGTAGCCCAAAAGTATGGGGTTGAGTATAAAACCCAAATGAAAGACAGGGTTTACCAAATCTATCTGAATATAGTACCTTCAATGATAAAGGTATTTAAAGGTATTAATGAATTATTGACTAAATTGAAAACTTCCGGGTTTAAAATTGCACTTGCAAGCAGTGCAGATAAAATAAAAATAGATGCAAACCTTAAGGCTGCAACTATTTCTACATCAATATTTGATGTTATTGTAAGCGGTGAGGATGTGCGAAACAAAAAACCCTCGCCTGAGATATATCTACATACAGCAGAACTTTTAAATCAAGAGACTAGCAACTGTGTAGTAGTTGAAGACGCGATAAATGGAATAATGGCAGCAAAATCAGCCGGAATGAAATGCATAGCTATCACAACCTCATTTGACAGACAAACACTGGAAAAAGAATGCCCGGACTATATTATGGATGATATCAGCCAAGTCTATGATGCATGCTGTGAAATTGTGGGTTGAAAAGTTAACATAAATAAATAGTATAAGCTGTCAACTTTTAAAATTAACAACTAGAGTAATAATTGTAAGATTGTGGGCTGGTAGATGATCTGATTTAGCCAGTACTTAGAGTTCCCATTCTCACCGACCCGCATACCTAATACTTCTTTTTTATAATTGTGCCCCTCAACTAACATCTTTAATATTTTGCTTCAGTTAATTTCCGGTTTTTTCTTGCCATAAAAAAATACCTCTTTGGTTAAGTTTATTTTACCTTAACTTGGAGGTATTTCATACACAAATTATTTCACAGTCTCCTGAAACGGCAAAAATTGATATTCTTTCGGGTACAGAATTTATAGTAAGTGCACCATTAAATCAAAAAACAGTAAAACTTTATAATAAATATAGAATAGTATGCATGCTTGGTGCTATTACAATTAAATATGTTGCTTTCGTAGATATCAAAGGCGAACGAAGTAAATTCATCTTGACCCTTGACATCAAATATATATATATATGCTTTTGTAGAGCCTATAGTTATAGATTGTTTCAATGTAATCCACAATAGCAAGTTTTAATTGTGCTCTAATCTTAAAGATTCTATCGCATATTAAATCTTTCTTTAACGTGGGAAAAAAGGATTCCATGCAGGCATTACCATAGCAGTTTCCTTTTCCGCTCATGCTTTGTATTATACCGTATTTTCTCAATGTATCTTGATACTCAAAGACTGCATATTGTACGCCACAGTCAGAATAGAATATTAGGCTTTCTTCTCTAGGACTTTCTTTACAAATAGCTTACTCAATACGATTATAGTTAGTTTTCTTATCATTGTAGTATCCAGTGACCAGCCTGTTACTTCTTTTTTAATATGTAATATCGCTAGCCTAAATTTGACTAGGTTTTTCTGCTTTAAAATTTTGATTTAATAAGTTGGGGCTACTGGGTAGAATTGGTTGTGGCTTTATCTTTTATTCTTAAGTGACTATACATACGGTTTTCTCTCATTAGTCGTCTTACTTTATTTTTCCCACAGATAAATCCTTCTTTTTTTAGCTGGCTGTAATATAAGGAATGTCATAGATTTGTCTAGATTCTTTATGAAGCTATATTCTTTGATAAATTTATATTTTATTTCTCGGGTCTTGTGAAAATGGGCACAACTTTTTTAAATATTTCATTTTCTTCACTTAAGTCGAACATTCTCTGCTGTAATTTGCGTAGTTTCTCATCTTCCGGCTGGAGATTTCCTTTACCAGGGAAAGCATTTTTACCATACTGGTTGTATTTCTTTATCCAGCGATATATGGAAGTTTTGTTTACATCTATTTCCCTGGATACTTCCTTTATTGTTTTACCTTGCTATGTGATAAGTCTTGTTATTTCTACTCTGGAATAAAACCTCTTCTAGCTATCATCACCGTACATACCCTTTCTGTTTTTTATTATATTAGCTATTCTATATGTTCAGCAAGTCTAGTATAGTTCATTCCGATTATATTTCTACATATTCATTTACGATTATATCTGCGTCCTTTTCTTTTTTTACATCTATATTAATATTATCTATAAGTTCCCACTCTTCTTTGTGAATTAATTTTCCACCAGGTACAAGCAATTTTAATGGCGATAAAGATTCCATTTCCATCATGAAATCTGTTGTATATGTTTCATAAGAAACTCCAAAGTCAGGATAACACGCATTTTTTTTATGTTTAAAACGCTTAATAAAAAGATTTCTATGATTTAAATAGGCTGCCCAGCCTTTTTCATTTGAGATCCCAAACTTAAATGCTGTTGTTTGATTCGAATCTTGTTTAAGAATTATATAATTACCACCCCAAAAAACTCTATTATCATTCATCTTTGAGTACGGCCATAGTGCAATAACATGATTAGCCAATAAACCTGTATCTCTATTAGGTTGAGGTATAATTTGTGTTCCTCCTGGTGCCATAACAGATAATGCCCAAGCCGCCAATTCCACATCCCATGCATTCATATTAATAAGACAATGTGTCAAATTTACCTTATTACTGTTTGGATAAAGGTTTATCTCAATCTCTTTCTGTATCTGTGCCCATGGTTCTACAGTTTGAATCACTTTTATTCCATTATCGATTCTTTCCCATTTTACTGGATCTTGTTCAGGCAAATATGAACGTATTTCATGTTCGGGGCTGTGCCATAAACGATGTCCCCCCATAAGCATCCATTCTTTCCCTAAAACTTGTTTTTTAAACGGAGCATTTTCACAAAATTCATTGCTTCCCCCAATTAATCCAAAATGTATTATTCTAGGACCTAAATCTATAGTAACTAATAATTCTATTTTTTTATTAGCTATATATATACATCTTCCATAGTTTTTGTGCATGGTTTGCTTTACTTTAATATTATCTGTTATCATACTTATTCCTCCCTATTGCCTGCAAGTGGTATTTAAAACCTCTCTTACTCATTTTAAATACAATTTATAAAGTTAAACCACAATTATAAAAAATTGTTCCAATTCATTCTCGTATTTTCTTACTTTAAATCATATGAAAATTTTCATCTAGCTTTTAAAACTTGCTTAAATTATAATTAAGTATTATTAAGTCGATCATAAACACTGTTAAACAGTTTATGTTTTTCAGCAAAAAAGTCTATATTCTTAGGATAGAACTTTTTCTTAATAGAAACACAATGACTTATAGCTTCATTATAATTATAAAACATCCCGTTGCTTATGGATCC
Above is a genomic segment from Clostridia bacterium containing:
- a CDS encoding DnaJ domain-containing protein, with product MEYKDYYKILGIDKNATKDEIKKAYRKLAKKYHPDINKNNKKAEEKFKDISEAYKVLSDDEKRKKYDTFGNSYNFQDGYNFDPSQFAGAGGRRAYTYRTSTDGFSDFFNMFFGDNGIDLDNMFRGFGSTQGQNHTGFNFQTADDSYHVDKRDINAQVTLPLKQAYSGVVKKIKVRDGGGGVKSIRVKIPEGIKDGEKIRLRGQGINGGDIILNVKIEKDQKLDIQGIDLYMDLDIYPWDAALGIRTKIKTIDNENVMVNIPPGTNTGNKLRIRSKGYKDRKGNRGDLYVVTRLVNPKTISSEQKKLYMRLREEYASKK
- a CDS encoding HAD-IA family hydrolase; the protein is MPDTKNLSVIFDMDGVLVDSEPVINAAAIMGLEEYGIDAKPEDFLPFIGAGEDRYIGGVAQKYGVEYKTQMKDRVYQIYLNIVPSMIKVFKGINELLTKLKTSGFKIALASSADKIKIDANLKAATISTSIFDVIVSGEDVRNKKPSPEIYLHTAELLNQETSNCVVVEDAINGIMAAKSAGMKCIAITTSFDRQTLEKECPDYIMDDISQVYDACCEIVG